TTCTGCAGTCTACCAGCATAGCTCATCACTTTTGTATCTGTCACTGACTGTTAGATGAAAAGTGGCTGACTGCaatattggcaagtatgtctATGTGTGCTTAcatgtaatatagtgtaattgCTTCTGTTTTGCACTAATTGTTTGTTGCTTTCAGCAGGAGGTAAAGTTGACTTTGAGGACTTTGTTGAATTGATGGGACCTAAACTTCTGGCAGAAACAGCTGATATGATTGGAGTAAAGGAGCTAAGAGATGCCTTCAAAGAGGTACCAAGTTAGATATTCAATTAGGTCAACTTTTGGGTGAACGAGTAAGGCTCCAGTCTGAATCAATCTGTCTTTGGATTGTGTCTTAAAATTTCACAACTTCCCTTTCCTGAGCACTGATACTCCtctatttttttatctttctggTACCCATTTACCAAACTCCTGTAATTGTCAAATATGGCAGCTACCTCTTTTCTGTGCTATCATGACCCTGGTCATCCTTGTTTAATTTTTACCACTGCCAGTTTGATTCAAATGGTGATGGACGGATCAGTACACGAGAACTGCGGGAGGCGATGAGAAAACTCCTTGGTCAACAGCTTGGTCCCCGTGAAGTTGATGAAATACTTAGAGACGTTGATGTGAATGGGGACGGACTTGTAGATTTTGAGGGTATGATGCTCAGAAAACTCATAAATTTATACTTTCAAAAAAGAAATTCACATTATTATGAAAATCTATTTTCTAAGTGTGTTAATTCTTCTTTCGCCTTCGATGTTCACAAttggggcctgatttagagtagaCCACAATTTTGTGGCCCAAACCTACAGCCAGGTGTCTAAATAAAAGGTCTAAAGAACTCTCAAGTCCAActtttcaaatacatttatatttgcgCACCTTACTGTACACTACTTTAGCTTTCCCGCGTCCACTCCGCTTCCCCCGGCATAGGCGTTCGCAAGCGCAAGTTATATTCAATTTAAAATCTCCCTGCATTTCATTGTGTATTTACTGTAATGCACAGTTTGGTGAATAAGATTTTTGCATTTTGCAATTGAAGTTATGTGTAACtctaagggatagatttactatagcttctaaaaggaaaagtggaggtgttgcccatatcaactaattggattccagctatcattttgtagagtagatgatagctagaatctgattggtttctatgggcacctccactgttcctttttagaagctttagaaaTATACCTCTAAATCAGGACCTTGATGTTTTCTGGATCACAATATATCAAATTCACTGACTGACCAATGATCCCTAAACAGGCTTTTGAAAGTGAATTTAATGATATATAGTCATCAATTTATATTAAGGATATTTTATGCTAATCGGGGATCTTACCACTTTTCTAAAGGTGTAAGTTATTATATTTATACAGTTCGACTATAGTCTGGTTTCTTATGCTAACTCTTGCAACATATTGTTTTACAGAGTTTGTACGTATGATGTCTCGCTGAAGACCTGGCGTGACAAAATGGTGTAGTCCTGTAGAAGAGGCCTGTGTCtttcattaatattttactaAATCAATACATCATACAGAATAAATGTACATTATTCAAATGAGTTGTGCacaaatcttttttttctatatatttatgtattttatataattttttatgccTTGTTGTAGGATGCACCATTTATTTGCCTTCAATATACCCAGTCAATATTTCAAGCTTCCAGGAACATATTGCTTTGTACACACTGCGAGTGTGAATATGCCTCCTTATGCCCAACTACGCATGATGACGAGAGCATAACACAATTTCATTATAATCTCACCTACCATAAATGTCAACTTGTGACATTATAAGAGCCAATGTAGAATTACTGTACTTCCAGCTAAGAGAAGAATGTAAGTGGTTCTGTTTCTCTATTCCTACAGATTAGATTAGTTACTGGGAATTTCATCAAGCATGTACATTAAATGGAAGTCTCTAATGCCAGTTCTCCATACATAAATATTAAGAACAGAATATAAACAGAATTTAATGGAAGGTACATATCAATTGACCTCTCATTCATTAATAGTTCATTCTTAGGAAAGAACTATGTTTATTTCAATATGCTTAAATTACCTGACCATAGACAGGGAAGCTCTCTGCTCCTCCATCCCACAAGCCCTTAACATAATAGCACTGAAATGAATGACACAACACTAACCAGTGAAGAGAAAATGGCAAAAGCCTTGTATTTATTCCACCACAATCTTTAGGAGGGGTGTACTGGTCATCTACGAGAACCCAAAGGCTAAGAAAAGCCATGTCCAAATAACTAAACCAAGGGTCGCTTATATCGTACCCACCTACCCATCCAACTGAGCACCTCCCGGTGACAACCATAATCGGGATGTAATAAACCACTCTGTGTGACGGGAACTTTTCAGGGTTGCAGCCCAGCTAGCTCCCCCCCAAAACATAACCATCCAGTCCCGCCTTTCCCAAGTGACAACCAATACCTCCCTTCACTGCCACAAAGAGGCCATTTTACATCTTCAAAGCCCATTAATGGCCCTATCCACTGCTTCCTGTATATATAGAGATTGGTTTGGATATTTTATAAATGCATCTCATTCAGCCTATAGGGCCTGGGTGTGTGTTCCTTCAAACCCCATTGCCTGATTGCAATGGTGATTGGAGGAACATCATAAAATCAGAAACCCTTTTGATTATGAGAGAAGGAGATGAAACCATGACACTATTCCTGAGACTGCAGATTGAGATAGAGTTTTAAATCTAAGCACTATCCCTTTTCCACATAAATTATTTATGTCCTGGTATGAGAGGAAATACTAAGATCTTCCCTTGGATGTTTGTATCTGATGAGTCATACTTCATGTCATTTCAGAAGCTACCTTGCTGCCTTACATTATATGTCACTATATTTGAAGTGTATACAACTCATCTAGGGTTGTTATGTTTTTAAACAAACTACActattgttattttcattttgttgtcGGTCCATTGCCCTGAGGGTATAAGTACCATGTTAAATGCCACACTTTTTGTTTAAATCATTTAGCTTGGGCATGGATTTTAGAGTGGGCAGTACTCACATTTAAACCATAGGCACATGCCCTGAGCTGACTAGTGTCTCATACAGGagacatgaaaaaaatgtaaaactagaACCGCAAAAAAGTAAACTCTGACTATAAACTCACTCTCTCAATAAAAAATGAGGTAGCAGAATATAGTGTTGGAAGTCTTTACaattatgatgatgaagataataaTGAAGTAAAATAAGGAGTCTCTTTGTAATGAAGATGATGACGAATATAACTCTCACTTTAAACAAGAAAATAAGCAAGAAAATAATTATAGTGGAAGTTGAAGTCCAAAGAATAACAAGTATGATGAACACAATGATGTGGGTAGTGGTCCCATATATGCAATATTTggtaagaagagaaaaaaatgtagatTTGAACAAGAATACGCACAGCTAAGTCCCAGCAGTGTAGGGCAGATAAAGAACAGACCTGGAGTTCAGAGGGGTCATAGTACTGATTAACCTGTGTATGGTACTATGCAGTGTGTAGTGGGTTAATCACACTTACAGTGGATATTGACCAATTCTGGAAGCCTGGATGGTTCTTGAAATACGGTTCAAAGGCCTGGATGGTTCTCCAGTTACTCTCCACTATAGGCTGTAatatagcagtagtagtagtaacagcaGGCACCTGGAACAATTGAAATGGAACAGGATATTCTACAAACAAATGGAACAATTCTGGACCAGACGTGGGGGAAATTTACTAAGTGATTTATTGTACCGTTTGCAAGCCACCACACATCAGAAGCGGTTTTCAAAACTCAAATCACATCTGATGTGTGGATTTGCAAACTCCTAAAACACATGCCAAACCACATATGAAAAATCTGCTTTTACTTTGCTTATGTGGAGTGCCTGATGAGGTGTTATGTTCTGCCCAGCTTGACTGGCTGGGCGGGTGTCACTTGTATAATTTCATTtgatattttgatttttaaattatttctccTTTTTTAATACTGGCAAGGTCCATGTTGATAATCTTTATGAATACATATCTTGCGCCAGGGATCGAGTACCAGACAGGCATATCTGCGCAACATAAAAAATCGGAAGGgatcatccatttttttttttataatagagcGTTGGAAGAGTCCATAAAGTAAGGAATATCTTGACCAAGTTAGAATACAAACTTATTAAGGGTAGCCAAAATTATGAAATAATTGGTCCAAACGCACTTTACCATCTCCAAGCATGCAGCTTCACTCATTAGTTTGGCATCTAACAGACACTGACTGGGACACTACCCTGGAAACTAGATTGACATGCTCTCCGACTCTAAAGAGGAGGATATCCAGCTTTTATAACTTCCTCAGGAAGAGATTATAATACAACAAATGTGAATGTCCCAAGGGCTCACATCTATTCACACTGTGGGGTCAAATACTAATTGTGTTACACCGTCACTTCCCCTCAGCAGTGTATTAAGAAATATCACACAGGTAATGTAACACCAAGATTTTCAAATAGAGAGATCTGTCACAGACTTACCCATCCTCACTCCAGCGCCGTCCCCGCTCACACTGCTGTCCGGCGCTTCCGGGTGTCGAGTCACATGACTCGCCTGTCGGGATGGGTTTTTCAAATTCCTTACACTACATAAACTCTGCTCTGACACTTGTCCTGTCAGAGCAATTCATTTGCCATGCATCTTGACTCCCATTGCTGCTCCTTGTGTCTGTGCTTCAACTTTGAGAGATTATTTAACGGATTATCTGTGGCACAAACACTGCTTGTCTGACTACTTGCTGCTGaatctcctgtgtactgaaccccaCCTGTCTGACTATTCGCTGCTGGATAACCTGTGTATCAAACactgcttgtctgactactcgctgctgaatctcctgtgtaccgtccctgcttgtctgactattctcaGTCTAGTTTCCTATGTACTCTTGCCTACCCCTCTCCTATCCTACACCCTAAGGCAGCCCAGGGTACCTCGACCAGCGAGTtcccggcagcaaagtccatcc
The nucleotide sequence above comes from Mixophyes fleayi isolate aMixFle1 chromosome 6, aMixFle1.hap1, whole genome shotgun sequence. Encoded proteins:
- the LOC142160374 gene encoding calcium-binding protein 2-like isoform X3 gives rise to the protein MGNCTKTQRKKTSKDRELRPEEIEELREAFREFDRDKDGFIGYKELGECMRTMGYMPTEMELIELSQKITGGKVDFEDFVELMGPKLLAETADMIGVKELRDAFKEFDSNGDGRISTRELREAMRKLLGQQLGPREVDEILRDVDVNGDGLVDFEEFVRMMSR